Proteins encoded together in one Neisseria lactamica window:
- the serS gene encoding serine--tRNA ligase, with translation MLDIQSLRSNTAAVAERLAARGYEFDAARFNALEEQRKAVQVKTEELQASRNSISKQIGALKGQGRHEEAQAAMDQVAQIKTDLEQAAADLDAVQKELDAWLSGIPNLPHKSVPAGKDETENVEVRRVGTPREFDFEIKDHVDLGEPLGLDFEGGAKLSGARFTVMRGQIARLHRALAQFMLDTHTLEHGYTEHYTPYIVNGGTLYGTGQLPKFAEDLFHVTRGGDESKTAQYLIPTAEVTLTNTVAGSIIPFEQLPLKLTAHSPCFRSEAGAYGKDVRGLIRQHQFDKVEMVQIVHPEKSYGALEEMVGHAENILKALELPYRVITLCTGDMGFGAAKTYDLEVWVPAQNTYREISSCSNCEDFQARRMKARFKDENGKNRLVHTLNGSGLAVGRTLVAVLENHQNADGSINIPTALQPYMGGVAKLEVK, from the coding sequence ATGTTAGACATCCAATCGCTCCGCAGCAACACCGCAGCCGTTGCCGAACGCTTGGCGGCGCGCGGTTACGAGTTTGATGCCGCGCGTTTCAATGCGCTGGAAGAGCAGCGAAAAGCCGTCCAGGTGAAAACCGAAGAGCTGCAAGCCTCGCGCAACAGCATTTCCAAGCAAATCGGCGCACTGAAAGGTCAGGGCAGACACGAAGAGGCGCAGGCGGCCATGGATCAGGTCGCCCAAATCAAAACCGATTTGGAACAGGCTGCTGCCGATTTGGATGCCGTTCAAAAAGAATTGGACGCGTGGTTGTCGGGCATTCCCAACCTGCCGCACAAAAGCGTGCCCGCCGGCAAAGACGAAACCGAAAACGTCGAAGTCCGCAGAGTCGGCACGCCGCGCGAATTTGACTTTGAAATCAAAGATCACGTGGATTTGGGCGAACCTTTGGGCTTGGATTTTGAAGGCGGCGCGAAACTTTCCGGCGCGCGCTTTACCGTGATGCGCGGACAAATCGCCCGCCTGCACCGCGCGCTGGCGCAGTTTATGCTCGACACGCACACGCTGGAACACGGCTACACCGAACATTACACGCCCTATATCGTGAACGGCGGCACGCTCTACGGCACGGGGCAGCTGCCGAAGTTTGCGGAAGATCTGTTCCACGTTACCCGCGGCGGCGATGAGAGCAAAACCGCGCAATATCTGATTCCGACAGCCGAAGTAACCCTGACCAATACCGTTGCCGGCAGCATTATCCCGTTCGAACAACTGCCGTTGAAGCTGACGGCGCACTCGCCCTGTTTCCGCAGCGAGGCGGGCGCGTACGGCAAAGACGTGCGCGGCCTGATCCGCCAACACCAGTTCGACAAAGTGGAAATGGTGCAAATCGTCCATCCTGAAAAATCATACGGTGCGCTGGAAGAAATGGTCGGACACGCCGAAAACATCCTGAAAGCCTTGGAACTGCCCTACCGCGTGATTACCCTGTGTACCGGCGATATGGGCTTCGGTGCGGCAAAAACGTATGACTTGGAAGTTTGGGTACCGGCGCAAAACACCTACCGCGAAATCTCAAGCTGCTCCAACTGCGAAGATTTCCAAGCCCGCCGGATGAAGGCGCGTTTCAAAGACGAAAACGGCAAAAACCGCTTGGTACATACCTTGAACGGCTCAGGCCTGGCAGTCGGCAGGACGCTGGTCGCCGTGTTGGAAAACCATCAAAACGCCGACGGCAGCATCAATATTCCTACCGCCTTGCAGCCTTATATGGGCGGCGTTGCCAAGTTGGAAGTCAAATAA
- a CDS encoding 2-hydroxyacid dehydrogenase, translating to MKIAIYGTKSYDREHFTRANWHFGFELEFFDFMLDAKTAKMAEGAEAVCIFVNDGGGRPVLEKLAQIGVKTVALRCAGFNNVDLKAAEELGLKVVRVPAYSPESVAEHTVGLMLTLNRHIHKAYQRTRDANFSLEGLTGFNMYGKTAGVIGTGKIGIATMRILKGFGMNLLAYDPFCNPEVEKLGGKYVDLDELYARSDIITLHCPATPENHYMLNEAAFAKMKDGVMIINTSRGGLIDSAAAIEALKCRKIGALGMDVYENERELFFEDKSNDVITDDVFRRLSSCHNVLFTGHQAFLTEEALGNISEVTLSNIREVLQTGSCGNSVCAGG from the coding sequence ATGAAGATTGCGATTTACGGTACGAAAAGCTATGACCGCGAACATTTTACCCGCGCCAACTGGCATTTCGGCTTCGAGCTGGAGTTTTTTGATTTTATGCTGGATGCGAAAACGGCGAAAATGGCGGAAGGCGCGGAGGCGGTCTGTATTTTTGTGAACGACGGCGGCGGCCGGCCCGTATTGGAAAAATTGGCGCAAATTGGCGTGAAAACTGTGGCGTTGCGTTGTGCCGGCTTCAATAATGTGGATTTGAAGGCGGCTGAAGAGTTGGGTTTGAAAGTCGTGCGCGTTCCCGCCTATTCGCCCGAATCGGTTGCAGAACATACCGTGGGGCTGATGCTGACCTTGAACCGCCATATCCACAAAGCCTACCAGCGTACCCGCGATGCCAATTTTTCTTTGGAAGGGCTGACCGGTTTCAATATGTACGGCAAAACGGCGGGCGTTATCGGCACGGGGAAAATCGGTATCGCAACGATGCGGATTTTAAAGGGTTTCGGTATGAACCTGCTGGCTTACGATCCGTTTTGCAATCCCGAAGTGGAAAAACTCGGCGGCAAATATGTGGATTTGGACGAGCTGTATGCCCGATCGGACATCATCACGCTGCATTGCCCCGCCACGCCGGAGAACCACTATATGCTGAACGAAGCGGCGTTTGCCAAGATGAAGGACGGCGTGATGATCATCAACACCAGCCGGGGCGGGCTGATTGACAGTGCCGCCGCCATTGAGGCGTTGAAGTGTCGGAAAATCGGCGCATTGGGTATGGACGTGTATGAAAACGAACGCGAATTGTTTTTTGAAGACAAATCCAACGACGTGATTACCGACGACGTGTTCCGCCGGCTGTCGTCTTGTCATAACGTGCTGTTTACCGGCCATCAGGCCTTTTTGACGGAAGAGGCGTTGGGTAATATTTCGGAAGTTACGCTGTCCAATATCCGCGAGGTCTTGCAGACCGGCAGTTGCGGCAATTCGGTTTGCGCCGGCGGCTGA
- the prfA gene encoding peptide chain release factor 1 — translation MKPSILEKLQQLGDRLEEVTHLLGQPEATSDIDNYRKLTREHAELTPVVEVFQNYRLAQSDLADAEEMLSDPEMKDFAAEEIEAAKAKIDELDTELQKLLLPKDADDDKNIFIEVRAGTGGDEAALFAGDLLRMYSRYAERNRWQVEIVSANESELGGYKEVIARIVGLGAYSRLKFESGGHRVQRVPATESQGRIHTSACTVAVMPEADELEDIELNPADLRIDTFRASGAGGQHINKTDSAVRITHLPTGMVVECQDGRSQHANKAQAMKVLAARLNDAQKREAQAKEAAERKSLIGSGDRSERIRTYNYPQGRVTDHRINLTLHKLDFVMDGDLAEITDALIAEHQAELLAAMGD, via the coding sequence ATGAAGCCGTCTATCTTAGAAAAACTGCAACAACTCGGCGACCGGTTGGAAGAAGTCACCCACTTGCTCGGACAACCCGAAGCCACGTCCGATATAGACAACTACCGCAAACTCACGCGCGAACACGCCGAACTGACCCCCGTCGTCGAAGTATTCCAAAACTATCGGCTTGCCCAAAGCGACTTGGCGGATGCCGAAGAAATGTTGTCCGACCCCGAAATGAAAGACTTTGCCGCCGAAGAAATCGAAGCGGCAAAAGCCAAAATCGACGAACTCGATACCGAACTGCAAAAACTGCTGCTGCCCAAAGATGCCGACGACGACAAAAACATCTTTATCGAAGTACGCGCCGGAACGGGCGGCGACGAAGCCGCGCTGTTTGCCGGCGATTTGCTGCGTATGTACAGCCGCTATGCCGAGCGCAACCGCTGGCAGGTCGAAATCGTGTCCGCCAACGAAAGCGAATTGGGCGGCTATAAAGAAGTCATCGCCCGTATTGTCGGACTCGGGGCGTACAGCCGTCTGAAATTTGAATCGGGCGGCCACCGCGTGCAGCGCGTCCCCGCCACCGAAAGCCAAGGCCGCATCCATACTTCCGCCTGCACCGTCGCCGTCATGCCCGAAGCGGACGAACTCGAAGACATCGAGTTGAACCCCGCCGATCTGCGTATCGACACCTTCCGCGCATCCGGCGCGGGCGGTCAGCACATCAACAAAACCGATTCCGCCGTCCGCATCACCCACCTGCCCACCGGTATGGTGGTCGAGTGCCAAGACGGGCGCAGCCAACACGCCAACAAAGCGCAGGCGATGAAAGTCCTCGCCGCCCGCCTGAACGACGCGCAAAAACGCGAAGCCCAAGCCAAAGAAGCCGCCGAACGCAAATCCCTCATCGGCAGCGGAGACCGCAGCGAACGCATCCGCACCTACAACTATCCCCAAGGCAGGGTAACCGACCACCGCATCAACCTCACCCTGCACAAGCTGGATTTTGTGATGGACGGTGATTTGGCAGAAATCACCGATGCCCTGATTGCCGAACATCAGGCAGAGCTTTTGGCGGCGATGGGCGATTGA
- a CDS encoding RNA pyrophosphohydrolase, whose amino-acid sequence MLDREGYRPNVGIILINNRNEVFWGKRVREHSWQFPQGGIKPGESPETAMYRELYEEVGLLPQHIKIVGRTRDWLRYDVPNNWVRREWRGSYRGQKQIWYLLRLTGRDCDVNLRATRHPEFDGWRWHQYWAPVDEVIDFKRDVYLGALKELSARFLRGMESYEDFAARQPSDNR is encoded by the coding sequence GTGTTGGACAGGGAAGGCTATCGCCCCAATGTCGGTATCATCTTAATCAACAACCGAAACGAAGTCTTTTGGGGCAAGCGCGTGCGCGAACATTCCTGGCAGTTTCCGCAAGGCGGCATTAAGCCGGGCGAAAGCCCCGAAACCGCGATGTACCGCGAGTTGTACGAAGAAGTCGGGCTTTTGCCGCAACACATCAAAATCGTCGGGCGGACGCGCGACTGGCTGCGTTACGACGTGCCGAACAACTGGGTGCGCCGCGAATGGCGCGGCTCTTATCGCGGACAGAAGCAGATTTGGTATCTCCTGCGCCTGACCGGCCGGGATTGCGATGTCAACCTGCGCGCCACCCGCCACCCCGAATTTGACGGCTGGCGTTGGCATCAATATTGGGCACCCGTTGACGAAGTGATTGATTTCAAACGCGACGTTTACTTGGGGGCATTAAAAGAACTCTCCGCCCGCTTCCTGCGCGGTATGGAAAGTTATGAAGACTTTGCCGCCCGCCAACCTTCCGACAACCGCTAA